The Hippoglossus stenolepis isolate QCI-W04-F060 chromosome 11, HSTE1.2, whole genome shotgun sequence genome includes a window with the following:
- the abhd8a gene encoding protein ABHD8 yields MLTSITEGILCCLTGKAASLVLPLESSEPSDGFEFVEVKPGRVLRVRHIVPERQPIVTEDQVADKEKTDGNRDDIRSPHCNESNTGSSVHCKRKITVYRNGQLVIENLGDVLHSEILQCQDGDLEPCSTVEVELADYKEIASSPDPKPVPPQVPPPPGEQKPAPPPRRRRRKPKRTVVIDSNRVIASCKGTHSDVALFFVHGVGGSLDIWGSQLDFFSRLGYEVIAPDLAGHGASTAPQIAAAYTFYALAEDLRAIFKRYARKRNILIGHSYGVSFCTFLAHEYPDLVHKVVMINGGGPTALEPSLCSIFQLPSCVLHCLSPCLAWSFLKAGFARQGTKEKQLLKQGNAFNVSPFVLRAMMSGQYWPEGDEVYHAELTVPILLVHGMCDKFVPMDEDQRMAEILLFAFLKIIEEGSHMVMMECPDTVNTLLHEFFLWEPDMSKKDSSKTDTEKTVAASDTLHTLKINKSMDK; encoded by the exons ATGCTGACCAGCATCACTGAGGGGATCCTCTGCTGCCTGACTGGGAAGGCTGCCAGTCTGGTCTTGCCCCTGGAGTCGTCAGAACCCTCCGATGGGTTTGAGTTTGTGGAGGTGAAACCTGGAAGAGTCCTGCGAGTGCGGCACATCGTCCCTGAGCGTCAGCCCATAGTAACGGAAGACCAAGTtgcagacaaagagaaaacggACGGTAACCGCGATGATATTCGCTCTCCTCACTGTAATGAGAGCAACACTGGCAGCAGTGTCCACTGCAAGAGGAAGATCACTGTCTACCGCAACGGCCAGTTGGTGATTGAGAATCTCGGTGACGTTTTGCACTCTGAGATCCTGCAGTGTCAGGATGGGGATCTGGAGCCATGCAGCACTGTGGAGGTGGAGCTGGCAGACTACAAAGAAATAGCCTCCTCTCCAGACCCCAAACCTGTTCCTCCTCAAGTTCCTCCGCCTCCCGGGGAACAGAagcctgctccacctcctcgcCGCCGCCGTCGCAAGCCAAAGCGCACAGTGGTTATAGACTCAAATAGGGTGATCGCGAGCTGCAAAGGGACGCACTCAGACGTAGCGTTGTTCTTTGTGCATGGCGTGGGAGGCTCTCTGGACATTTGGGGCAGCCAGCTGGACTTCTTCTCTCGGCTGGGCTATGAGGTCATTGCGCCCGATCTGGCGGGGCACGGAGCCAGCACTGCCCCACAGATTGCAGCAGCTTATACTTTTTATGCCCTGGCTGAGGATCTACGTGCCATCTTTAAGAGATACGCTCGGAAACGCAACATTCTCATCGGCCACTCATATGG GGTGTCATTTTGCACCTTCCTGGCCCATGAATATCCCGATTTAGTCCATAAGGTGGTGATGATCAATGGAGGAGGTCCCACAGCTCTGGAGCCCAGCCTCTGCTCCATATTCCAGCTGCCATCCTGCGTCCTTCACTGTCTGTCACCCTGTCTGGCCTGGAGCTTCCTCAA AGCGGGATTTGCTCGTCAGGGCACTAAAGAAAAGCAGCTGCTGAAGCAGGGCAATGCCTTCAACGTGTCACCGTTCGTCCTGAGAGCCATGATGAGCGGCCAGTACTGGCCAGAGGGGGATGAGGTCTACCATGCTGAACTCACTGTTCCCATCCTTCTGGTTCATGGCATGTGTGACAAGTTTGTGCCCATGGATGAGGATCAGCGCATGGCAGAG ATCCTCCTATTTGCCTTCTTAAAAATCATTGAGGAAGGCAGTCACATGGTCATGATGGAGTGTCCCGACACTGTCAACACTCTCCTCCATGAGTTCTTCCTGTGGGAACCCGACATGTCCAAGAAAGACAGCAGCAAGACAGACACGGAGAAGACAGTTGCTGCCAGTGACACTCTCCACACGCTGAAAATCAACAAGTCGATGGATAAATAA
- the mrpl34 gene encoding 39S ribosomal protein L34, mitochondrial isoform X2 has protein sequence MNTLLSSFSRLSGITRLGSIPAGSLATTGIPHLRLFSSWITARATTAPLISRCGPLSSQAEGSGVFQQLPCQYQQIRTKKRGTEYQPKNIKRKRTHGWIKRVSSRGGIEVILRRMLKGRKSLSH, from the exons ATGAACACGTTACTTTCGTCTTTCTCCAGACTGAGTGGAATAACTCGTCTCGGCAG CATCCCTGCAGGGAGCCTTGCAACAACGGGCATCCCCCATCTCAGATTATTTAGCAGCTGGATTACGGCCCGAGCAACTACAGCACCTCTGATTTCCAGATGCGGACCACTTTCTTCACAAGCTGAGGGTTCGGGAGTGTTCCAGCAGCTTCCCTGCCAGTACCAGCAGATTCGGACAAAGAAAAGAGGCACCGAGTATCAACCCAAGAACATCAAGCGCAAGAGAACCCACGGATGGATCAAGAGGGTCAGCTCTCGAGGAGGCATAGAAGTGATTCTGCGGCGCATGCTGAAAGGACGGAAATCACTCTCGCACTAA
- the mrpl34 gene encoding 39S ribosomal protein L34, mitochondrial isoform X1, with amino-acid sequence MNTLLSSFSRLSGITRLGSSIPAGSLATTGIPHLRLFSSWITARATTAPLISRCGPLSSQAEGSGVFQQLPCQYQQIRTKKRGTEYQPKNIKRKRTHGWIKRVSSRGGIEVILRRMLKGRKSLSH; translated from the exons ATGAACACGTTACTTTCGTCTTTCTCCAGACTGAGTGGAATAACTCGTCTCGGCAG CAGCATCCCTGCAGGGAGCCTTGCAACAACGGGCATCCCCCATCTCAGATTATTTAGCAGCTGGATTACGGCCCGAGCAACTACAGCACCTCTGATTTCCAGATGCGGACCACTTTCTTCACAAGCTGAGGGTTCGGGAGTGTTCCAGCAGCTTCCCTGCCAGTACCAGCAGATTCGGACAAAGAAAAGAGGCACCGAGTATCAACCCAAGAACATCAAGCGCAAGAGAACCCACGGATGGATCAAGAGGGTCAGCTCTCGAGGAGGCATAGAAGTGATTCTGCGGCGCATGCTGAAAGGACGGAAATCACTCTCGCACTAA